The Moorena producens PAL-8-15-08-1 genomic interval GTTGAGACTGTCTGACCAAGTCTGATTTTTAGTGACCTGAGGTTGAGATGCCATCACAATGCTCCCGCTAGTCCAGCAACCGCTCGTCCTCCAGATAGTGCTTGACTGAGAACTGGTTTGCTAATTCCTTTGTGAATTAACTCAATGGTCTCGAAAGCAATCTCATTGCTGCTGGCATTAAACTCTGGACCAGTCCACTTCACTGGCAAAGCCTGCTTGAAATTCCAATACATGGCTGGTATGTTTTGGCGGTCCAGCAGCATAATTGTGCCGTTCTTGCGCCGAATTACACCCTGGCTAGTGGCCTGATACCAAGTCCACAAACTGTCAATACCTGTTAGACCATGTTTGAGGGTCAAATTCGGATATTTGGTTCGACCTAGTAGCTGATGAACGTAACGATTCTGACCTCCTTCAGGACGCTCCTCTAGTTCAATCTCACTTTCTAGACCCCTGACTTCGATAAACCCACCGGTCACTAACCCCTCAATTTCAATGAGGAAGTTAAAGCCTTGGTAGGGGTCGAGGCGAGCTCCCAAGGCCCCAGTCACTCCAGCGTAAGCCGCGTTTGCTCCTAAAGGCACAACCGATGCTAAACTTGCCATCATTAACTCCTGAAATTCATGAAACTATCCCCAATTACCGTAACCCAATTATTTGCTCATTCAACTTTTCATTAATACTTGCAACTTGTGCCACCCACT includes:
- a CDS encoding phage tail protein, whose translation is MMASLASVVPLGANAAYAGVTGALGARLDPYQGFNFLIEIEGLVTGGFIEVRGLESEIELEERPEGGQNRYVHQLLGRTKYPNLTLKHGLTGIDSLWTWYQATSQGVIRRKNGTIMLLDRQNIPAMYWNFKQALPVKWTGPEFNASSNEIAFETIELIHKGISKPVLSQALSGGRAVAGLAGAL